One Pseudomonas sp. AN-1 genomic region harbors:
- the rplQ gene encoding 50S ribosomal protein L17, whose amino-acid sequence MRHRKSGRHLSRTSAHRNAMFQNMAVSLFEHELIKTTLPKAKELRRVAEPLITLAKEDSVANRRLAFDRTRSKAAVGKLFNELGKRYANRPGGYLRILKCGFRAGDNAPMAYVELVDRPVAGAVEAAAE is encoded by the coding sequence ATGCGTCATCGTAAAAGTGGCCGTCACCTGAGCCGCACCAGCGCACACCGCAATGCCATGTTCCAGAACATGGCGGTGTCGCTGTTCGAACACGAGCTGATCAAGACCACCCTGCCCAAGGCGAAGGAGCTGCGTCGCGTTGCCGAGCCGCTGATCACCCTGGCCAAGGAAGACAGCGTCGCCAACCGTCGTCTGGCTTTCGACCGCACCCGCTCCAAGGCTGCTGTCGGCAAGCTGTTCAACGAGCTGGGCAAGCGCTACGCCAACCGTCCGGGCGGCTACCTGCGCATCCTCAAGTGCGGTTTCCGCGCTGGCGACAACGCGCCCATGGCGTACGTCGAGCTGGTTGATCGTCCGGTTGCCGGTGCTGTGGAAGCAGCTGCCGAGTAA